One region of Polaribacter pectinis genomic DNA includes:
- a CDS encoding heavy-metal-associated domain-containing protein: MKKIIFVFSLFLIGFSTQSQEVKKNKNARVSFEVDGICGMCKKRIETAALKTKGVKFAIWSVETHQLSVIMDERKTDVSKIQKKILEVGHDVVLEKDKKLIATTEAYNSVHPCCKYRDEEIILDHQGELKKVKKN, encoded by the coding sequence ATGAAAAAAATAATATTTGTATTCAGTTTATTTTTGATTGGTTTTTCAACACAATCACAAGAAGTAAAAAAGAATAAAAACGCTAGAGTTTCTTTTGAGGTAGATGGTATTTGTGGTATGTGTAAAAAACGAATAGAAACGGCAGCTTTAAAAACAAAAGGTGTAAAGTTTGCAATTTGGAGCGTGGAAACTCATCAATTAAGTGTAATAATGGACGAACGCAAAACAGATGTTTCTAAAATTCAGAAAAAGATTTTAGAAGTTGGGCATGATGTTGTGTTAGAAAAGGATAAAAAACTTATTGCAACTACAGAAGCCTATAATTCTGTACATCCATGTTGTAAATACAGAGATGAGGAAATTATTTTAGACCATCAAGGTGAATTAAAAAAAGTAAAGAAGAACTAA
- a CDS encoding CNNM domain-containing protein codes for MTLLIIFATISIFFSFLCSILEAVLLSITPTFINLKKSEGLEYANQLEIFKKDVDKPLIAILTINTIAHTVGAILVGVQAKVAYAEMYGTEIKTILGIKITEDVMVGIVSTIMTILILVASEIIPKTIGATYWKQLANFTSKALKVMIFPLKYTGILWLLQLTTKLIGGKGHGSILSRESFLVMADMAEKEGVFKENESKVIRNLLGFKEIKVNDVMTPRVVLEIADETQTIEAFYNEHKKLRFSRIPVFSENPDAVTGYFLKDNLLEAMINGNGKETLASIKRNILVTDRELSIPDLFDKLIKEKEHIALVVDEYGSVSGIVSQEDVIETLLGLEIMDETDNVADLQALARKSWENRAKRMGIIEDEKK; via the coding sequence ATGACATTACTGATAATTTTCGCTACAATTTCTATATTTTTCTCTTTTCTGTGTTCTATTTTAGAAGCCGTTTTGTTAAGTATTACTCCCACTTTTATCAATCTTAAAAAAAGTGAAGGTTTAGAGTATGCTAATCAATTAGAAATTTTCAAAAAAGATGTAGACAAACCATTAATTGCCATTTTAACTATAAATACAATTGCACACACAGTTGGTGCAATTTTAGTTGGTGTACAAGCAAAAGTTGCCTATGCAGAAATGTATGGTACAGAAATAAAAACAATTTTAGGAATTAAAATTACTGAAGATGTAATGGTTGGAATCGTTTCTACAATTATGACGATTTTAATTCTAGTTGCTTCAGAAATTATACCAAAAACTATTGGTGCAACTTATTGGAAACAGTTGGCTAACTTTACTTCGAAAGCTTTAAAAGTGATGATTTTCCCACTAAAATACACAGGTATTTTATGGCTTTTACAATTAACTACAAAACTAATTGGAGGAAAAGGTCATGGAAGTATTTTAAGCAGAGAAAGCTTTTTAGTTATGGCTGATATGGCTGAAAAAGAAGGTGTTTTTAAAGAAAATGAAAGTAAAGTAATTAGAAATTTACTTGGTTTTAAAGAAATTAAAGTAAATGATGTAATGACGCCAAGAGTTGTTTTAGAAATTGCAGATGAAACACAAACCATAGAAGCTTTTTACAATGAACATAAAAAGTTGCGTTTTTCTAGAATTCCTGTTTTTTCTGAAAATCCAGATGCAGTTACTGGCTATTTTCTAAAAGATAATTTATTAGAGGCAATGATAAATGGAAATGGAAAGGAAACTTTAGCTTCAATAAAAAGAAATATTTTGGTTACTGATAGAGAATTATCTATACCAGATTTGTTTGATAAATTAATTAAAGAAAAAGAACATATTGCACTTGTGGTAGATGAATACGGTTCTGTTAGCGGTATTGTTTCTCAAGAAGATGTAATTGAAACATTACTTGGTTTAGAAATTATGGATGAAACCGATAATGTTGCAGATTTACAGGCTTTGGCAAGAAAATCTTGGGAAAATCGTGCAAAAAGAATGGGAATTATAGAAGACGAAAAAAAATAG
- a CDS encoding TonB-dependent receptor, translating to MKKHILSSILLFIPFIIFAQTNLKGMIMDKNNPENNLGVSGASVHWLDTNVGAVTNEKGWFTIPYKTEYKKLVVSYIGYKTDTITIKNLKPIHHFITPEGDLEEITIKSKKSATFKSFLTTANVFTVNAEELLKAACCNLAESFETNPSIDVSFSDALTGTKQIQMLGLTSPYLLITQENIPSVRGASQAFGLTFTPGTWVESIQITKGAGSVVNGYESISGQINAELVKPGSDAKFFLNAYSSINGRLELNTHFNQKVTDKWQTGLYVHGNYRGEKFDKNGDNFLDAPLSNQINVMNRWQYTDAEKGWVSFINVRYLNDEKQTGEINFNPETDKGTTNAWGSEIDTKRFETSAKLGYVFPELPFQSIGFQLAYSNHQQDSYFGLNGYDITHESVYSNIIFNSIIGDTRNKFKTGISYTYDNYDELVNTNDYSRVENSVGAFFEYAFDNLENFSLTAGLRIDTHNLLGTFVTPRLHLRYVPWEKGVFRASVGRGKRSANIFAENQQLFASSRQINIDNVGGNIYGLNPEIAWNYGVSYLQKFNFLEKKGDITFDFYRTDFSNQVVVDWEDPQAVSFYDLDGKSVANSFQVEVNYELAERFNLRTAYKYFDVSTDFKSGNLQKPIQPKNRFFANLSFDTEAKENGSQWKFDVTFNNIGKQRLPNTASNPTQYQLQAFSDSYQLLNSQITKVFSDKFEMYAGAENLTNVQQKNPILASDNPFGSNFDTTIVYSPIFGRAVYAGLRFKIQ from the coding sequence ATGAAAAAACATATTTTAAGTAGTATTTTACTATTTATACCGTTTATAATTTTCGCTCAAACAAATTTGAAGGGAATGATTATGGACAAAAATAATCCAGAAAATAATTTAGGCGTTTCTGGCGCAAGTGTACATTGGTTAGATACAAATGTTGGTGCAGTTACCAACGAAAAAGGATGGTTTACAATTCCGTATAAAACCGAATATAAAAAATTAGTAGTTAGTTATATTGGTTACAAAACGGATACAATTACTATTAAAAATTTAAAACCAATTCATCATTTTATAACTCCTGAAGGCGATTTAGAGGAAATTACAATCAAAAGTAAAAAGAGTGCAACATTTAAATCGTTTTTAACAACTGCCAATGTTTTTACTGTAAATGCAGAAGAATTGTTAAAAGCAGCTTGCTGTAATTTGGCAGAAAGTTTCGAAACAAATCCTTCTATAGATGTAAGTTTTTCTGATGCTTTAACAGGAACTAAACAGATACAAATGTTAGGTTTAACAAGTCCGTATTTGTTAATTACACAAGAAAATATTCCTTCAGTAAGAGGAGCATCTCAAGCTTTTGGTTTGACTTTTACGCCAGGAACTTGGGTAGAAAGTATTCAAATTACAAAAGGCGCAGGTTCTGTTGTAAATGGTTATGAAAGTATTTCCGGACAAATAAATGCAGAATTGGTAAAACCAGGTTCAGATGCTAAATTCTTTTTAAATGCATATTCTTCTATAAACGGAAGATTAGAATTAAACACACATTTTAATCAAAAAGTTACTGATAAATGGCAAACAGGTTTGTATGTTCATGGAAATTACAGAGGAGAAAAGTTTGATAAAAATGGAGACAATTTTTTAGATGCTCCATTGTCAAATCAAATAAATGTGATGAATCGTTGGCAATATACAGATGCCGAAAAAGGTTGGGTAAGTTTTATAAATGTTCGTTATTTAAATGATGAAAAACAGACTGGAGAAATCAATTTTAATCCAGAAACAGACAAAGGAACTACAAATGCTTGGGGTAGTGAAATTGACACAAAGCGTTTTGAAACTTCGGCAAAATTAGGCTACGTTTTTCCAGAACTACCTTTTCAAAGTATCGGTTTTCAGTTAGCGTACAGCAATCATCAACAAGACTCTTATTTTGGGTTGAATGGGTATGATATTACTCATGAAAGCGTGTATTCTAATATTATTTTCAATTCGATTATTGGTGATACTAGAAACAAATTTAAAACAGGAATAAGTTACACTTATGATAATTATGATGAATTAGTAAATACCAACGATTATAGTAGAGTAGAGAATTCAGTCGGCGCTTTTTTCGAATATGCGTTCGATAATTTAGAGAATTTTAGTTTAACAGCAGGTTTAAGAATAGATACACATAATTTACTAGGCACATTTGTAACACCAAGATTACATTTAAGATATGTTCCTTGGGAAAAAGGAGTTTTTAGAGCTTCTGTTGGAAGAGGAAAAAGAAGTGCAAATATTTTTGCTGAAAACCAACAATTATTTGCAAGTTCTAGACAAATTAATATTGATAATGTAGGTGGTAATATTTATGGTTTAAATCCAGAAATAGCTTGGAATTATGGAGTTTCTTATCTTCAGAAATTTAATTTTTTAGAAAAAAAAGGAGATATTACTTTCGATTTTTACAGAACTGATTTTAGCAACCAAGTTGTAGTAGATTGGGAAGACCCACAAGCAGTTTCTTTTTACGATTTAGATGGAAAAAGTGTTGCAAATAGTTTTCAAGTTGAAGTAAATTATGAGCTTGCAGAACGTTTTAATTTAAGAACAGCTTACAAATATTTTGATGTTTCTACAGATTTTAAAAGTGGGAATTTGCAGAAGCCAATTCAACCTAAAAATAGGTTTTTTGCCAATCTTTCTTTTGATACTGAAGCAAAAGAAAACGGTTCTCAATGGAAGTTTGATGTCACTTTTAATAACATAGGAAAACAACGTTTGCCAAATACAGCAAGTAATCCTACTCAATATCAATTACAAGCTTTTTCAGACAGTTATCAATTGTTGAATTCACAAATTACAAAGGTGTTTTCAGACAAGTTTGAGATGTACGCAGGAGCAGAAAACTTAACAAACGTTCAACAAAAAAATCCTATTTTAGCAAGTGATAATCCTTTTGGCTCAAATTTTGATACTACAATTGTGTATTCGCCAATTTTTGGACGTGCAGTTTATGCGGGATTAAGATTTAAAATTCAGTAA
- a CDS encoding HYC_CC_PP family protein, whose translation MKQVSTKIASTLLAFLVLFSTFSFTVEKHYCGDFLVDVSFVGEANSCAMEMDAAAKTIKKKCCKDEVHKIEGQDELQHNSIDKLDFQKKQFLTAFFVSYKNLFIEIDTKTNFYKDFSPPDIPLDYQVLYQSFLI comes from the coding sequence ATGAAACAAGTTTCAACAAAAATAGCATCCACTTTATTAGCATTTTTAGTGCTTTTTTCTACCTTTTCTTTTACGGTAGAAAAACATTATTGTGGAGATTTTTTGGTTGATGTTTCTTTTGTAGGTGAAGCAAATTCTTGCGCTATGGAAATGGACGCTGCTGCAAAAACTATAAAAAAGAAATGTTGTAAAGATGAAGTTCATAAAATTGAAGGTCAAGATGAATTGCAACACAATTCTATTGATAAATTAGACTTTCAGAAAAAACAGTTTTTAACAGCCTTTTTTGTCTCTTATAAAAACTTATTTATAGAAATTGACACAAAAACTAATTTCTACAAAGACTTTTCTCCACCAGATATTCCTCTAGATTATCAGGTTTTATACCAATCTTTTTTAATTTGA